A single region of the Microlunatus panaciterrae genome encodes:
- a CDS encoding GNAT family N-acetyltransferase, which yields MTEVSLRRFSAGCNPDGSADAQTLAWLQSKALGFLADPPSPEHAARTVESFRQDARVLTAIHDHSAHPPGWGPDRPVATYATLRKSLNVGAGRTVPAQLVADVTVLPTHRGQGLLRRMVLEDLRQAAADGVPVAALYAADAGLYGRYGFGPATRTLQVEVDVRRVTFTSPPTGTVAVADPDVLCELVPLVYDEFHRATIGSVQRLWSHAPKVCGLWAEDAPDRDPAVRGAVHFGENGDPDGYVTFKFLGWQQRPLKIEIVDIVALSTDAHLGLWGFLTSHTQADLIRHGHLAPDDPLPWALTDRRAVRVVGEQDGLWLRVLDPEVCLRERLQDVTGDPITLRVRDELEFCDGAYRIVPGGDGVQVTRVDPDGPVDATLDVSALASAFLGGYPAATLERAGRIQCTSPAVAARLGLLFGSIRAPYNDTHF from the coding sequence ATGACTGAGGTCTCGCTGCGTCGCTTCAGTGCGGGCTGCAACCCGGATGGATCCGCTGATGCCCAGACCCTGGCCTGGCTGCAGTCCAAGGCGCTCGGCTTCCTCGCTGACCCGCCCAGCCCCGAGCATGCCGCCAGAACCGTCGAGTCGTTTCGCCAGGACGCCCGGGTGTTGACCGCCATCCATGATCATTCGGCACACCCGCCGGGCTGGGGGCCGGACCGGCCCGTGGCGACGTACGCCACGCTGCGCAAGTCCTTGAACGTCGGCGCGGGGCGGACCGTTCCTGCCCAGCTGGTCGCCGATGTGACGGTGCTGCCGACCCATCGTGGACAGGGTCTGCTGCGCCGGATGGTGCTGGAGGACCTGAGGCAGGCGGCCGCGGACGGCGTGCCGGTGGCGGCACTGTATGCAGCCGATGCCGGTCTCTATGGACGGTACGGGTTCGGCCCGGCGACGCGCACCCTCCAGGTCGAGGTGGACGTGCGACGGGTGACGTTCACCAGCCCACCGACGGGCACTGTGGCGGTGGCAGATCCAGATGTCCTCTGCGAGCTGGTTCCGCTGGTGTACGACGAGTTCCACCGAGCCACCATCGGCTCGGTGCAGCGGCTCTGGTCGCATGCCCCCAAGGTCTGCGGCCTGTGGGCCGAGGACGCGCCGGATCGTGACCCAGCGGTGCGCGGCGCGGTGCATTTCGGCGAGAACGGCGATCCGGACGGCTACGTCACCTTCAAGTTCCTGGGCTGGCAACAGCGTCCGCTCAAGATCGAGATCGTCGACATCGTGGCTCTGTCCACCGACGCCCACCTCGGACTGTGGGGCTTCCTCACCTCGCACACCCAGGCCGACCTCATCCGACACGGGCACCTGGCGCCGGACGACCCGCTCCCGTGGGCGCTGACCGACCGGCGCGCGGTCCGGGTCGTCGGCGAGCAGGACGGCCTCTGGCTGCGGGTTCTCGATCCGGAGGTCTGCCTGCGCGAGCGCCTGCAGGACGTGACCGGCGATCCGATCACGCTGCGAGTGCGCGACGAGCTGGAGTTCTGCGACGGCGCCTACCGCATCGTCCCGGGCGGCGACGGCGTGCAGGTCACCAGAGTGGACCCGGACGGGCCGGTCGACGCAACGCTGGATGTCAGCGCCCTGGCATCGGCGTTCCTGGGCGGATATCCCGCTGCCACCCTGGAGCGGGCAGGGAGGATCCAGTGCACCTCACCGGCGGTCGCGGCCCGGCTGGGCCTGCTCTTCGGCTCCATTCGGGCCCCGTACAACGACACGCATTTCTGA
- a CDS encoding alkaline phosphatase family protein, with the protein MTKLLVFVEENHTLQQMQDRMPYTFGIAQRFGYATDYHALLHPSLPNYIAIAGGDSHGITDDGPPSAHPVPGTSVFGQAIASGRTAAVFAEGMPSHCATTNGGERYAVKHNPWAYFADEADLCRTFDVPVSDLDAAISAGTLPNAGMVVPDTCHDAHDCDLSVADDWFRCYLEKIFAGPDWQSGHLAVILTADEDDRSADNKVLTVVIHPSQHGHVVGTRLDHYALTRLYEDVVQAPHLKNAEGAASMSDAFGLPLR; encoded by the coding sequence GTGACCAAGCTGCTGGTCTTCGTCGAGGAGAACCACACCCTGCAGCAGATGCAGGACCGGATGCCCTACACCTTCGGCATCGCCCAGCGGTTCGGCTACGCCACCGACTACCACGCCCTGCTGCACCCGTCGCTGCCCAACTACATCGCGATCGCCGGTGGGGATTCTCACGGCATCACCGACGACGGGCCGCCGTCGGCCCACCCAGTGCCTGGAACCTCGGTCTTCGGGCAGGCCATCGCCAGCGGTCGGACCGCCGCCGTCTTCGCCGAAGGGATGCCGAGCCACTGTGCGACGACGAACGGGGGCGAACGGTATGCGGTCAAGCACAACCCGTGGGCGTACTTCGCGGATGAGGCTGATCTCTGCCGGACGTTCGATGTCCCGGTCAGCGACCTCGATGCGGCGATCTCAGCCGGCACCCTGCCGAACGCCGGAATGGTGGTCCCCGACACCTGTCATGACGCCCATGACTGCGACCTCTCGGTCGCGGACGACTGGTTCAGGTGCTACCTGGAGAAGATCTTCGCCGGTCCTGACTGGCAGTCCGGTCATCTCGCCGTCATCCTGACCGCGGACGAGGACGACCGCTCCGCCGACAACAAGGTGCTGACGGTGGTCATCCATCCGAGTCAGCACGGCCATGTCGTCGGCACGAGGCTGGACCACTATGCGCTGACCCGGCTGTACGAGGACGTCGTGCAGGCGCCCCACCTGAAGAATGCAGAGGGGGCCGCCTCGATGTCCGATGCCTTCGGATTGCCGTTGCGCTAG
- a CDS encoding HoxN/HupN/NixA family nickel/cobalt transporter: MAVTELVSRDGARWRRLRLALTATEWRSLAGMAGFILLLHVVGWGVLAGIVAPQHYQVGSAQVFGVGLGLTAYTLGMRHAFDADHIAAIDTTTRKLMSEGRRPLSVGYWFSLGHSSIVFGLVLLLALGMRALAGQLENGSSRLQQVTGLVGTAISGTFLYVLGIINLIILIGIVKVFRSMRRGSFDEDALEDQLNRRGLINRILSGATRAVTRPGQMYGIGLLFGLGFDTATEVGLLVLAGGAAAFSLPWYAVLTLPILFAAGMSLLDTIDGCFMNVAYGWAFSTPVRKVYYNITITGLSVAVALIVGTIELTSIVTDRAGISSGPLALIGNLDLSYVGYGIVALFVLTWGLALAVWKYARIEEKWRQDVPTALAD, from the coding sequence ATGGCCGTAACCGAGCTGGTCAGCCGAGACGGGGCGCGCTGGCGCCGCCTTCGACTCGCACTGACTGCGACCGAGTGGCGCTCCCTGGCCGGGATGGCCGGCTTCATCCTGCTGCTGCATGTGGTGGGTTGGGGCGTCCTTGCCGGCATCGTGGCGCCGCAGCACTACCAGGTCGGATCGGCCCAGGTCTTCGGCGTGGGCCTCGGCCTGACCGCGTACACCCTCGGCATGCGCCATGCGTTCGATGCCGACCACATCGCCGCCATCGACACCACGACGCGCAAGCTGATGTCTGAGGGCAGGCGTCCGCTGTCGGTCGGGTACTGGTTCTCTCTCGGCCACTCCAGCATCGTCTTCGGGCTCGTTCTGCTGCTGGCGCTGGGAATGCGGGCACTCGCCGGGCAGCTGGAGAACGGCTCGTCCAGGTTGCAGCAGGTGACGGGCCTGGTCGGCACGGCGATCTCCGGCACCTTCCTGTACGTCCTGGGCATCATTAACCTGATCATCCTGATCGGCATCGTCAAGGTGTTCCGGTCGATGCGGCGTGGCAGCTTCGACGAGGACGCTCTCGAGGACCAGTTGAACCGTCGAGGCCTGATCAACCGGATCCTGTCAGGGGCGACCAGGGCCGTCACCCGGCCCGGGCAGATGTATGGGATCGGGCTGCTCTTCGGCCTGGGGTTCGACACCGCCACCGAGGTCGGCCTGCTCGTCCTGGCCGGCGGCGCCGCCGCCTTCAGCCTGCCCTGGTACGCCGTCCTGACGCTGCCTATCCTCTTCGCGGCCGGCATGAGCCTGCTCGACACCATTGACGGCTGTTTCATGAACGTCGCCTACGGCTGGGCCTTCTCCACCCCGGTCCGCAAGGTGTACTACAACATCACCATCACCGGCCTCTCCGTCGCCGTCGCCTTGATTGTCGGCACCATCGAGCTCACCTCCATCGTCACCGACAGAGCAGGGATCAGCTCCGGCCCGCTCGCGCTGATCGGCAACCTGGACCTCAGCTACGTCGGCTACGGGATCGTCGCCCTGTTCGTGCTCACCTGGGGGTTGGCCCTCGCAGTCTGGAAGTACGCGCGAATCGAGGAGAAGTGGAGGCAGGACGTGCCGACTGCGCTCGCGGACTAG
- a CDS encoding Fur family transcriptional regulator, producing MSTPHARSSLRVEAALGLLRGRGERVTRARQAVLEVLDGTDDHLTADEIVHLASARAPGVHRATVYRALATLGDLEIVSHTHIGGSAAVYHLTVSGQHLDPAATGHAHVQCSTCGAVIDIPAELLQPLVAKLSADLDFQLAPRHAALLGTCATCRRSPDYVP from the coding sequence GTGAGCACACCACACGCTCGATCGAGTCTGCGGGTCGAGGCTGCTCTGGGTCTGCTGCGCGGACGCGGCGAGCGCGTCACCCGGGCCCGCCAGGCGGTGCTGGAGGTCCTCGACGGGACCGACGACCATCTCACCGCCGATGAGATCGTGCATCTCGCCTCGGCCCGCGCTCCGGGCGTCCATCGCGCCACGGTCTACCGTGCCCTGGCCACCCTCGGAGACCTGGAGATCGTCAGCCATACTCACATCGGCGGCTCAGCCGCCGTCTATCACCTGACCGTATCGGGGCAGCATCTCGACCCGGCCGCCACCGGCCATGCTCATGTGCAGTGCAGCACCTGCGGCGCGGTGATCGACATCCCGGCCGAACTGCTCCAGCCCCTGGTCGCGAAGCTCAGCGCCGACCTCGACTTCCAGCTGGCACCCCGCCATGCCGCCCTCCTCGGGACCTGCGCCACCTGCCGCCGCTCCCCTGACTACGTGCCCTGA
- a CDS encoding mismatch-specific DNA-glycosylase, giving the protein MGFTRAELESYRGASVPDLLGPGLRLLFVGINPGLWTAATQTHFAHPGNRFYPALRMAGITDHDLDRACGMTDEDRRYLVSRGIGITNLVHRATARADELTTAELREGRTRLEQLVAEQSPRVVAVAGITAYRTAFGARSATQGRQPEDLAGAEVWVVPNPSGLNAHETTQTLAAAYAAPALAAGLTLSP; this is encoded by the coding sequence ATGGGATTCACCCGAGCCGAGCTCGAGAGCTACCGCGGTGCGTCGGTGCCCGATCTGCTGGGGCCGGGGCTGCGGCTGCTCTTCGTCGGCATCAACCCCGGCCTGTGGACGGCCGCGACCCAGACCCACTTCGCCCACCCCGGCAACCGGTTCTACCCGGCGCTGCGGATGGCGGGGATCACCGACCATGATCTCGACCGCGCCTGCGGGATGACCGACGAGGACCGCCGCTATCTGGTCTCGAGGGGGATCGGGATCACCAACCTGGTGCACCGGGCCACCGCCCGCGCCGACGAGCTGACCACCGCTGAGTTGCGCGAGGGCCGGACGCGGCTCGAACAGCTCGTCGCCGAACAGTCCCCTCGGGTGGTCGCCGTCGCCGGCATCACGGCGTACCGGACGGCGTTCGGCGCCCGGTCCGCAACCCAGGGTCGCCAGCCTGAGGACCTGGCCGGGGCCGAGGTCTGGGTGGTCCCCAACCCGAGCGGTCTCAATGCGCACGAGACGACCCAGACGCTGGCCGCCGCCTACGCGGCCCCGGCCCTGGCAGCCGGGTTGACGCTGTCACCCTGA
- a CDS encoding uracil-xanthine permease family protein, with product MSMFGWRLHGDGRSLSASEIVAPDERLSWPNTIGLGMQHVVAMFGATFLVPLITGFPPSTTLFFSGIGTLLFLLITGNRLPSYLGSSFAFLAPIGAASSPGGALGGVIVVGALLALVGVVVHLAGTRWIDVLMPPVVSGAIVALIGFSLAPAAKTNFTAQPWIATITLLAVIICSVLFRRLLGRLSIVLGVLVGYLAAVLTGQVDFSRVADAAWVGLPQFTAPSLDLSVIPIFLPVVVVLIAENVGHVKGVAQLTGKNLDPLTGRALFADGIATVIAGIGGGSPTTTYGENIGVMAATRVYSTAAYWVAGGFAILLGLSPKVGAVINTVPVGVIGGVTTVLYGLIGIIGVRIWLDNKVDFSRPANQITAATALIMGIADFTLKLGGLTFAGIALGSIAAIVVYHLMTGIGRLRGTEPAPTADSAATTVLR from the coding sequence ATGTCCATGTTCGGTTGGCGGTTGCACGGCGACGGCCGCAGCCTGAGCGCCTCGGAGATCGTCGCACCGGACGAGCGGCTGAGCTGGCCCAACACCATCGGCCTGGGAATGCAGCACGTGGTCGCCATGTTCGGCGCCACCTTCCTGGTGCCGCTGATCACCGGATTCCCACCCAGCACCACCTTGTTCTTCTCCGGCATCGGGACGCTGCTGTTCCTGCTCATCACCGGCAACCGGCTGCCGTCCTACCTCGGCTCGTCCTTCGCCTTCCTGGCACCGATCGGCGCTGCCAGCTCGCCGGGTGGCGCCCTCGGCGGCGTCATCGTCGTCGGCGCACTGCTCGCCCTGGTGGGTGTCGTCGTCCATCTCGCCGGCACCCGCTGGATCGACGTACTGATGCCGCCGGTGGTGAGCGGCGCGATCGTCGCCCTGATCGGCTTCAGCCTGGCACCGGCGGCCAAGACCAACTTCACGGCACAACCCTGGATCGCGACCATCACCCTGTTGGCGGTGATCATCTGCAGCGTGCTGTTCAGGCGGCTGCTCGGCCGGCTGTCGATCGTGCTCGGGGTACTGGTGGGCTACCTGGCGGCGGTGCTGACCGGCCAGGTCGACTTCTCCCGGGTGGCCGACGCGGCCTGGGTGGGACTGCCCCAGTTCACCGCGCCGAGCCTGGACCTCTCGGTGATCCCGATCTTCCTCCCGGTGGTTGTCGTACTGATCGCCGAGAACGTCGGCCACGTCAAGGGCGTGGCCCAGCTGACCGGCAAGAACCTTGACCCGTTGACCGGTCGGGCATTGTTCGCCGACGGGATCGCCACCGTGATCGCCGGCATCGGAGGCGGCTCCCCCACCACGACGTACGGCGAGAACATCGGCGTGATGGCGGCGACCCGGGTCTACTCCACCGCCGCGTACTGGGTCGCCGGTGGCTTCGCCATCCTGCTCGGTCTCTCACCCAAGGTGGGCGCGGTGATCAACACCGTCCCGGTGGGCGTGATCGGAGGCGTCACGACGGTGCTCTACGGATTGATCGGCATCATCGGGGTGCGGATCTGGCTCGACAACAAGGTGGACTTCTCCCGGCCGGCCAACCAGATCACGGCAGCAACGGCGTTGATCATGGGCATCGCCGACTTCACCCTCAAGCTGGGCGGCCTCACCTTCGCCGGCATCGCGCTCGGCTCGATCGCCGCCATCGTCGTCTACCACCTGATGACCGGCATCGGCCGGCTGCGGGGAACCGAACCCGCACCCACCGCCGATTCGGCCGCAACGACTGTGTTGAGATAG
- a CDS encoding M16 family metallopeptidase — protein sequence MSSDSQQSLAYPLTQHTLDNGLRVVISPDHAAPSVAVNLWYDVGSRHEQPGRTGFAHLFEHVMFQGSANVASGQHIALMQSAGAAVNATTWFDRTNYFEALPTGGLDLALWLEADRMGTLLTALTQENLDTQREVVKEEKRQRYDNVPYGDVMERLIGLTFPTDHPYGHTTIGSMDDLNAATLEDVHSFFTQHYMPNNAVLSIVGDVDVPTGLAKAATYFGPVPAGTPPPEPPTHVLPPMADLPRAETAAEVPAEAVYLTWRLPARGSTTFDALDLAFTVLGHGQTSRLHKALVRQQEIAEASSASTMGLIGGNSFGFAQARARDGVSLERLEEALLVEVDRLAADGPSETELRRAKAQFERHWLHELARVDSRADEISAHTLLHNDPTLINTRIAEIDAIDPAAIAEATREWFDTGTRATLIYRQVSR from the coding sequence ATGAGCTCGGACAGCCAGCAGTCTCTCGCCTACCCCCTCACTCAGCACACGCTGGACAATGGACTCCGGGTCGTCATCTCCCCCGACCACGCGGCCCCGTCGGTGGCCGTGAACCTCTGGTACGACGTGGGCTCGCGACACGAGCAGCCGGGGCGTACCGGCTTCGCACACCTCTTCGAGCACGTCATGTTCCAGGGGTCGGCCAATGTCGCCTCCGGACAACACATCGCGTTGATGCAGTCAGCCGGAGCAGCGGTCAATGCGACCACCTGGTTCGACCGCACGAACTACTTCGAGGCACTCCCCACCGGAGGTCTCGACCTGGCCCTGTGGCTGGAGGCGGACCGGATGGGAACCCTGCTCACCGCACTGACCCAGGAGAACCTCGACACCCAGCGCGAGGTGGTCAAGGAGGAGAAGCGGCAGCGGTACGACAACGTGCCGTACGGCGACGTGATGGAACGGCTGATCGGCCTGACCTTCCCAACGGACCATCCCTACGGGCACACCACCATCGGATCGATGGACGACCTCAACGCCGCCACCCTGGAGGATGTGCACTCCTTCTTCACGCAGCACTACATGCCCAACAATGCGGTGCTGTCGATCGTCGGCGACGTCGACGTGCCGACCGGGCTGGCGAAGGCGGCCACCTACTTCGGCCCAGTTCCCGCCGGCACACCGCCGCCGGAGCCGCCCACCCACGTCCTGCCGCCGATGGCGGACCTGCCCAGGGCCGAGACGGCGGCGGAGGTGCCGGCCGAGGCCGTCTACCTCACCTGGCGGCTGCCGGCCCGCGGCAGCACCACCTTCGACGCGCTCGACCTGGCCTTCACCGTGCTGGGCCACGGCCAGACCTCTCGGCTGCACAAGGCCCTGGTCCGCCAGCAGGAGATCGCCGAGGCATCCTCGGCCAGCACCATGGGCCTGATCGGCGGCAACTCGTTCGGCTTCGCCCAGGCGAGGGCCCGCGACGGCGTCAGCCTCGAGCGGCTGGAGGAGGCGCTGCTGGTGGAGGTCGACCGGCTCGCCGCCGACGGTCCGAGCGAGACCGAGCTCCGCCGGGCCAAGGCACAGTTCGAGCGGCACTGGCTGCACGAGCTGGCCCGAGTCGACTCGCGCGCCGACGAGATCAGCGCGCACACCCTGCTGCACAACGACCCGACCTTGATCAACACCCGAATCGCCGAGATCGACGCCATCGATCCCGCAGCCATAGCCGAGGCGACCCGCGAGTGGTTCGACACCGGCACGCGCGCAACACTGATCTATCGACAGGTGAGCCGATGA
- a CDS encoding M16 family metallopeptidase, which yields MNTEKTIFPPRPPIGAPGDWHFPTPTRSYLDNGLEVVSYHLPGQHVIAAHLVLDIPLSAENRDLEGVATICARTLDEGSLRHGGEEYAELLENEGAGFGIDVSLSGLQAILDVPASRLEAALALFAEAVVEPALADDDVNRHVQLRLAEIEQAQANSAQQASIAFRSTIFDPESRTSRMNGGEPETVAKITGAAVRRFHLEHFGPVGTKLIMAGDLPADPLALAERYLGSWALPDQQTPQHLTAQPAPRQVKIIHRPGAVQADIRFGGFGIDRNDERWAPISVASYAMGGAFLSRLNAVLREEKGYTYGVGLNFSPMRTGGSFAVQGSFRTDVVADAIEEARQLLDITGRPFTPQEVDDAITFFTGVSPLRFATADGVADQAATQFLAALPEDYIDRSLAAQRAVTSESASAAYASLVRPDELSLVVVGDADQITEPLRAAGFTDLVVETPDGSRG from the coding sequence ATGAACACCGAGAAGACGATCTTCCCGCCCCGGCCGCCGATCGGCGCTCCCGGTGACTGGCACTTCCCCACCCCGACGCGCAGCTATCTCGACAATGGGCTCGAGGTGGTCAGCTATCACCTGCCGGGTCAGCACGTCATCGCCGCGCACCTCGTGCTGGACATCCCGTTGAGCGCGGAGAACCGCGACCTGGAGGGCGTGGCGACCATCTGCGCCCGCACGCTGGACGAGGGCAGCCTGCGTCACGGCGGCGAGGAGTACGCCGAGCTGCTGGAGAACGAGGGCGCCGGCTTCGGCATCGACGTCTCGCTCTCCGGCCTGCAGGCGATCCTCGATGTGCCGGCCTCCCGCCTGGAGGCCGCACTGGCACTGTTCGCCGAAGCGGTGGTCGAGCCGGCTCTGGCCGACGACGACGTGAACAGGCACGTGCAGCTCCGGCTCGCCGAGATCGAGCAGGCCCAGGCGAACTCCGCCCAGCAGGCCAGCATCGCCTTCCGCAGCACGATCTTCGACCCGGAGTCGCGCACCTCACGGATGAACGGCGGCGAGCCGGAGACGGTGGCCAAGATCACCGGCGCTGCCGTACGGCGCTTCCACCTGGAGCATTTCGGTCCGGTCGGCACCAAGCTGATCATGGCCGGCGATCTTCCGGCCGACCCGCTGGCCCTGGCCGAGAGGTATCTCGGCTCCTGGGCGCTGCCCGACCAGCAGACCCCCCAGCATCTGACCGCGCAGCCCGCACCGCGTCAGGTCAAGATCATCCACCGGCCCGGGGCGGTCCAGGCGGACATCAGGTTCGGCGGGTTCGGCATCGACCGCAACGACGAGCGATGGGCACCGATCTCGGTGGCGAGCTATGCGATGGGTGGGGCGTTCCTGTCCCGGCTGAACGCGGTGCTCCGCGAGGAGAAGGGCTACACCTACGGCGTCGGTCTCAACTTCTCGCCGATGCGCACCGGTGGCAGCTTCGCCGTCCAGGGCTCGTTCCGCACCGACGTGGTGGCCGACGCCATCGAAGAAGCGCGGCAGCTGCTGGACATCACCGGCAGGCCCTTCACCCCACAGGAGGTGGACGACGCGATCACCTTCTTCACCGGAGTCTCCCCGCTGCGCTTCGCGACCGCCGACGGCGTGGCCGACCAGGCCGCAACCCAGTTCCTGGCCGCCCTGCCCGAGGACTACATCGACCGCAGCCTCGCCGCCCAGCGAGCCGTCACCTCCGAGTCGGCGTCAGCCGCGTACGCCTCGCTGGTCCGGCCGGACGAGCTGAGCCTGGTCGTCGTCGGCGACGCGGACCAGATCACCGAGCCTCTCCGCGCCGCCGGGTTCACCGACCTGGTGGTGGAGACGCCGGACGGCAGCCGCGGGTAG